GGCCATTGCCTTGCTGATCGGTTTCCTGATGCTGACGGGCATCGATTATGCCAGTTATTTCCAGGGCGCCCAGTTCATCCACTTCCTGCTGGGTCCGGCGACGGTGGCATTGGCGATACCGCTGTTCGATCATCGCGAGCGGGTACGACGGTTGTGGCTGCCGATCCTGCTCGCCTGCGTGACGGGCATTGTGACCGCTGTCGGATCGACGCTGGGCATTGCCATGCTGCTGGGCGCACAGCGCGAGACGTTGTTGTCGCTGGCGCCGCGTTCGGTGACCTCGCCGATCGCCATGGGAATCGCTGAGCAGGTGGGCGGTATTCCGTCATTGGCGGCGGGGCTGGTGCTGCTGACCGGTTCGATCGGCTGCGTGCTGGGGCCATGGTTATTGCGCTGGCTGAAGATCGAGGATCCCAGCGTGCGCGGCTTCACCATGGGATTGGCGGCCCATGGCTTCGGCACGGCGCAGAGCTTCGCTTCTTTCGGCGCGATGGCCGGCGCCTTCGCCGGATTGGCGATGGGGCTGACGGGAATGCTCACCGCCTTTCTGCTGCCGTTGATCGTCAGCCTGTTGGGGCTTTGAATGGCGTTGCCTGATCAGCTGTCTGACGCTCCACTCCAGTAAGCAGGCAAGTCAAGTAATGTGCCGCCCAAGAGAACAAGCCATAGCCGCAGTCGATAGGCAGCCATCGTTATCAGGTGTTGCGCGTCGCAACCGTCTCGGGCTACCTTGATGCGATACTCTGACTCGCCGAGTACATGTACAGATAGTCTTGTATAGATAGTCTTGTATAGATAGTCGGCGGTCTGGTGCTCGTCCTCGACTACCAGAATAGGCACATCGTCCTGCGCGGAATCGAGACAGGATAGCCGGCCATGCCCCTTCTGCCCATTATGACGCTGTAATCCTGCCGTCAGCTGTTTGACGAAGTCTTTGTGCCACAATGTTGGAACGCGTCGCGTCAAAGTCTGCCCCCAGTGGAGGCATCCTATGTTGATCAAAATCGCCAAACCCAGCGATCTGTGCGAATCCGCAGTGACACCGGAATCCACCTACCTCTCCCGCCGCCGCTTCATGGGCGGCATGGCGGGCCTGGGGGCGGGGCTGGCCCTGTCCGGCCGGGTCAGGGCCAGCACCGACTACTCGGACGTTCCCGACGGTGATGCACCGGCATGGCTGCAGGAAAAGCTTGATGCCTCCCGCCAGCGAGTCATCGTGCCAGACGACCCCGAGCGGGACGAGATTGCCCCTTTCGACGACGCCAGCGGCTACAACAATTTCTATGAGTTCGGCTCCAGCAAGTCAGACCCTGCTCGCTACGCAGGCAACCTGGACACTCAGCCGTGGAGCGTAGTGGTCGACGGTGAGGTTAATAACGGCGGCCGCCTGGCCCTGGAGGACATCGCCAGCCCGCCCCGGTTCGAGGAGCGCATCTACCGGCTGCGCTGTGTCGAGGCGTGGTCGATGGTGATCCCCTGGCTGGGCATACCGCTCGCCGCGGTAATCAAGCGCGCAGACCCCACCAGCAAAGCCCGCTATGTCCGCTTCGAAACGCTGGTCGACCCCGAGCAGATGCGGGGCCAGCGTTCCTCGTTCTCGCTGATCGACTGGCCCTACGTGGAGGGGCTGCGGCTGGATGAGGCCATGCACCCGCTGACGATACTCGCTCTGGGCATGTACGGCCGCGAACTGCCCAACCAGAATGGCGCGCCACTGCGGCTAGTGGTGCCATGGAAGTACGGCTTCAAGAGCATCAAGTCGATCGTGCGTATCTCGCTGGTTGAAGAGCAACCTGTCAATTCCTGGCAGCGAATCGCTCCGGAAGAGTATGGCTTCTATGCCAACGTCAACCCGCGGGTCGACCACCCGCGCTGGAGCCAGGCCACCGAGAGGCGCCTGCCCAATAGCCTGTTCAGCCCCAACACCATCGATACCCTGATGTTCAACGGCTACGCCGATGAAGTGGCCGAGCTGTATGCGGGCTTGGATCTACGGAAGAACTTCTGATGGCAACGCAGCGAAAATGGCGACTCTGGCGCAGTGGTGTGTTCCTGGCGGCGCTGGCGCCCCTTGTGCTATGGGGATGGCAGGTGGCCAACAACGCTGCCGGCCCCGAGCCGGGGCGCTATCTGCTGCTGAATATCGGCCAGGGTGCGCTGTGGATGCTGCTGCTGACCCTGAGCCTGACGCCACTCACCAAGCTTACCCGCTGGAAAGGCTTTGCGCTGATCCGGCGGC
The genomic region above belongs to Halomonas zincidurans B6 and contains:
- a CDS encoding LrgB family protein; the protein is MADFERLWVYLSGNPLVSLLATLVAFYFATHINRWARHSPLVHPVLVAIALLIGFLMLTGIDYASYFQGAQFIHFLLGPATVALAIPLFDHRERVRRLWLPILLACVTGIVTAVGSTLGIAMLLGAQRETLLSLAPRSVTSPIAMGIAEQVGGIPSLAAGLVLLTGSIGCVLGPWLLRWLKIEDPSVRGFTMGLAAHGFGTAQSFASFGAMAGAFAGLAMGLTGMLTAFLLPLIVSLLGL
- the msrP gene encoding protein-methionine-sulfoxide reductase catalytic subunit MsrP, with product MLIKIAKPSDLCESAVTPESTYLSRRRFMGGMAGLGAGLALSGRVRASTDYSDVPDGDAPAWLQEKLDASRQRVIVPDDPERDEIAPFDDASGYNNFYEFGSSKSDPARYAGNLDTQPWSVVVDGEVNNGGRLALEDIASPPRFEERIYRLRCVEAWSMVIPWLGIPLAAVIKRADPTSKARYVRFETLVDPEQMRGQRSSFSLIDWPYVEGLRLDEAMHPLTILALGMYGRELPNQNGAPLRLVVPWKYGFKSIKSIVRISLVEEQPVNSWQRIAPEEYGFYANVNPRVDHPRWSQATERRLPNSLFSPNTIDTLMFNGYADEVAELYAGLDLRKNF